A genomic window from Planococcus rifietoensis includes:
- the cysK gene encoding cysteine synthase A, whose translation MKPFESITELIGDTPVVKLNRIVPEGAADVYVKLEMFNPTKSVKDRAAYNMIKQAEESGALKAGSTIIEPTSGNTGIGLAMVAAAKGYRSILVLPDNATQERINLLKAFGSEVVLTPSDDKMPGAIHKALELRETIPGSFIPQQFENPANPDAHRGTTALEILEQMDGQLDAFVASAGTGGTITGTGETLKEHLPNLHITVVEPKGSPVLSGGKPGKHKLVGTSPGFVPDTLNTAIYDEIMAIEDEDAIEMFRRSAREEGVFVGPSAGATIYAAIEIAKRLGSGKKVLCIAPDTGERYLSMNLFE comes from the coding sequence ATGAAACCATTTGAATCCATTACGGAACTGATCGGCGATACGCCTGTCGTTAAATTGAACCGCATTGTCCCTGAAGGCGCAGCGGACGTCTATGTAAAACTGGAAATGTTCAACCCGACCAAAAGCGTCAAGGACCGGGCGGCCTATAATATGATCAAGCAAGCTGAAGAGTCTGGCGCCTTGAAGGCGGGCTCGACAATCATCGAACCGACGAGCGGCAATACCGGCATCGGCCTCGCGATGGTCGCTGCAGCAAAAGGCTACCGCTCCATCCTCGTGCTGCCGGATAATGCCACTCAAGAGCGCATCAATTTGCTGAAAGCTTTCGGTTCGGAAGTCGTGTTGACGCCAAGTGATGACAAAATGCCGGGTGCAATCCACAAAGCGCTTGAATTGCGTGAAACGATTCCCGGCAGCTTCATCCCGCAGCAATTTGAAAATCCGGCCAACCCCGATGCCCACCGCGGCACGACGGCGCTTGAAATCCTCGAGCAAATGGACGGGCAGCTCGACGCCTTCGTTGCTTCGGCCGGAACAGGCGGCACCATCACCGGAACCGGTGAAACCTTGAAAGAACATTTGCCAAACCTCCATATAACAGTTGTCGAACCGAAAGGCTCACCTGTGCTGTCAGGCGGCAAACCCGGCAAACATAAACTGGTCGGCACCAGCCCAGGATTCGTGCCGGATACATTGAATACGGCGATCTACGATGAAATCATGGCGATCGAAGACGAAGACGCCATCGAGATGTTCCGCCGATCTGCCCGGGAAGAAGGCGTCTTTGTCGGCCCTTCTGCGGGTGCCACTATTTATGCAGCCATCGAAATCGCCAAACGGCTCGGATCCGGTAAAAAAGTATTGTGCATCGCCCCGGATACCGGCGAACGCTATTTGAGCATGAACCTATTTGAATAA
- a CDS encoding potassium channel family protein, which translates to MKKQIVVIGLGRFGSSVCKELYGMGHDIMAIDSNPETVSTMSDYASHTATADATDEGSLKSLGVRNFEFAIVAIGDDLQASVLCTLMLKELGVPKVWVKARDQQHQKILERIGADRVIQPEYEMGVRTAHHIDSEKVVDYINLSENYSIIELAASKKVIGKTLGELNIRKDYGCMILAIKHGEDVNIAPLLEDRVEAGDILIAMGHKDDLKRFEDKGL; encoded by the coding sequence GTGAAAAAACAAATAGTGGTAATTGGGCTTGGGCGCTTCGGAAGCAGTGTCTGCAAAGAACTTTACGGGATGGGGCACGACATCATGGCAATCGATTCCAACCCGGAAACGGTCAGCACAATGTCCGATTATGCGAGCCATACGGCAACAGCCGATGCGACGGATGAAGGCAGCCTGAAATCGCTCGGTGTCCGGAACTTCGAATTTGCCATCGTCGCGATCGGCGATGACTTGCAGGCGAGCGTTTTGTGCACGCTCATGCTGAAAGAACTCGGCGTCCCAAAAGTTTGGGTCAAAGCACGCGACCAACAGCACCAAAAGATCCTCGAGCGCATCGGGGCAGACCGTGTCATCCAGCCGGAATACGAAATGGGCGTCCGCACGGCGCATCATATCGATTCTGAAAAAGTGGTCGATTACATCAACCTATCGGAGAACTACAGCATCATCGAGCTTGCGGCCTCAAAAAAAGTAATCGGCAAAACCCTTGGAGAACTGAATATCCGCAAAGATTACGGTTGCATGATTTTGGCAATCAAGCACGGCGAAGATGTCAATATCGCGCCGCTGCTCGAAGACCGAGTGGAAGCAGGCGATATTTTAATTGCGATGGGGCATAAAGACGACCTCAAACGCTTTGAAGACAAAGGGCTGTAA
- a CDS encoding reverse transcriptase-like protein, which yields MKVRIDWTYKSPKNKVVQFLSEELDANEALMVAQDLERTGRTKRLQFADRHNSNWSVKELKNYVKEVETEPHDVIAYYDGGFDRHSKRAGLGCAVYFKQNGKDYRLRKNALINEIDSNNEAEYAALSMAVQEIEFLGVHHLPVRLIGDSRTLVNQMSGEWAVPEETLARWADRIDQRLEKIGIHPEYEFVPRKENAEADRLATQALGEIMIESLIDLNADN from the coding sequence ATGAAAGTACGGATCGATTGGACGTATAAATCACCGAAAAACAAAGTCGTGCAATTTCTCTCAGAAGAGCTTGACGCGAACGAAGCGCTGATGGTGGCGCAGGACTTGGAACGTACAGGTCGCACCAAGCGACTTCAGTTTGCCGACCGGCATAACAGCAATTGGAGCGTCAAGGAACTGAAAAATTACGTCAAGGAAGTGGAAACCGAGCCGCATGACGTCATCGCCTATTACGATGGCGGTTTTGACCGCCATTCAAAACGGGCGGGTCTTGGCTGTGCGGTTTACTTCAAACAAAACGGCAAGGACTATCGTTTGCGAAAAAATGCGCTCATCAACGAAATCGACTCGAATAATGAAGCGGAGTATGCGGCCCTATCGATGGCGGTACAAGAAATCGAATTTCTCGGCGTCCACCATCTTCCTGTCCGCTTGATTGGCGATTCGAGAACATTGGTCAATCAAATGAGCGGCGAATGGGCGGTGCCGGAAGAAACGTTGGCGAGGTGGGCTGACCGCATTGACCAGCGATTGGAGAAAATCGGCATCCATCCCGAATACGAATTCGTCCCGAGAAAAGAAAACGCCGAGGCGGATCGTTTGGCCACACAAGCTTTAGGAGAAATCATGATTGAAAGCCTTATTGATTTAAATGCTGATAATTGA
- a CDS encoding DUF4397 domain-containing protein → MKKLSVSLVAMLVLFSLLASLVMADEHGDMAKVRVLHASPDAPAVDVYVNGDLTLEEVPFKTDSGYLEVPAGTHDVEVFAAGTEYAAGEGVLQADLEVEAGKAYTVAAANLLESIEFVVAEDSMEVTEGQAKIRVGHLSPDAPAVDVGIIGGDALFSGAEFPGITDYSEVAPDTYDLEIRLPDGTQVLPLEGTELAADTVYSVFAVNTVDSLEVIALVDYEAAASPDEMPTTGLGTPEQSQSMWLLIGGALFLVAASGLVWRKRFQ, encoded by the coding sequence ATGAAGAAGTTATCTGTCTCTCTTGTCGCAATGCTGGTGCTGTTTTCCCTTCTCGCATCCTTAGTCATGGCGGATGAACACGGTGACATGGCAAAAGTACGGGTGTTGCACGCTTCGCCTGATGCCCCTGCAGTAGATGTATACGTCAATGGTGATTTAACGCTCGAAGAAGTACCATTCAAGACGGATTCAGGTTATTTGGAAGTCCCGGCTGGTACGCATGATGTAGAAGTCTTCGCTGCAGGTACTGAGTATGCAGCAGGTGAAGGCGTCTTGCAGGCTGACTTGGAAGTAGAAGCTGGAAAAGCTTATACAGTAGCTGCTGCCAACCTATTGGAATCCATCGAATTTGTAGTAGCTGAAGATTCCATGGAAGTTACTGAAGGCCAAGCGAAAATCCGCGTCGGCCATTTGTCCCCGGATGCTCCAGCAGTTGATGTTGGGATCATCGGTGGAGATGCATTGTTCAGCGGAGCAGAGTTCCCAGGAATCACGGATTACTCAGAAGTAGCTCCTGACACATATGACTTGGAAATCCGTTTGCCGGATGGCACACAAGTATTGCCGCTCGAAGGAACTGAACTAGCTGCAGATACTGTCTACTCTGTCTTTGCAGTCAATACAGTCGATTCCCTTGAAGTGATCGCCCTTGTCGATTACGAAGCAGCTGCTTCACCGGATGAAATGCCGACAACTGGACTTGGCACACCAGAACAGTCCCAGTCCATGTGGTTGTTGATCGGTGGCGCATTGTTCTTAGTAGCAGCTAGTGGGCTTGTGTGGAGAAAACGATTTCAATAA
- a CDS encoding class F sortase — protein sequence MGLCGENDFNKFALLLAVVFLAGCTSAPQDEVSIRSAEVGFSVKAEPARSEQPKEVEKAKAAEKEKPAAKPKSKQAANPINEVNQPGIAPETLSIPSIGLKADVTHLGVTDSGEMAVPDNGEELSWFSPGYQPGQRGRAVIAGHVDDLDGPAVFWDLTELEPGDEIVVAGDDRELRFKVHTMESVPLDLADVDSVFGYHSSPELVLITCSGTYDYDRGTREERLIVYASLVQE from the coding sequence GTGGGCTTGTGTGGAGAAAACGATTTCAATAAATTCGCATTGCTCCTCGCTGTCGTATTTCTTGCAGGATGTACGTCTGCCCCGCAAGATGAAGTGAGTATCCGCAGTGCGGAAGTCGGCTTTTCCGTCAAGGCGGAACCGGCGAGATCAGAACAACCGAAAGAAGTAGAGAAGGCGAAAGCCGCTGAGAAAGAAAAACCGGCGGCCAAGCCGAAGTCGAAGCAGGCAGCAAACCCGATTAATGAAGTGAACCAGCCAGGCATCGCGCCAGAGACGTTGTCAATCCCGTCCATTGGGCTGAAAGCGGATGTCACGCATCTCGGCGTGACCGACTCGGGGGAAATGGCGGTGCCGGATAACGGCGAAGAACTAAGCTGGTTTTCGCCGGGCTACCAACCCGGCCAAAGAGGGCGCGCGGTCATCGCTGGACATGTCGATGATTTGGACGGCCCGGCCGTGTTTTGGGACTTGACGGAACTCGAGCCGGGAGATGAAATTGTTGTAGCCGGCGACGATCGCGAGCTGCGGTTCAAGGTCCATACGATGGAGTCGGTGCCGCTCGATCTGGCGGATGTCGATTCGGTGTTCGGTTATCATTCATCCCCGGAGCTGGTGTTGATTACTTGCTCTGGAACTTATGATTATGACCGGGGCACGAGGGAAGAGCGCTTGATTGTCTACGCTTCGCTTGTACAAGAATAG
- a CDS encoding ion transporter yields MKESLKQIVESARFNTFITVLILINALLVGLETYPSIAENYGSWLLILDIIILAFFTLEILAKLFVYRAKFFGNAWNNFDFIIVVGSLILYNSPFISVLRIFRVLRVLRTVSTIPSLRRVVTALFMAIPTITSVILLMSIIFYVYAVIGTFFYADIEPEYFGDLGLSLISLFQIFTLESWASGIFRPVFAAEPWSWLYFISFIIVSTFLMINLIVGEIVNNAQKISDEIDKETAELEGIKEDTSEIEDLRKEVGELKSMIQTLVDRK; encoded by the coding sequence ATGAAGGAATCATTAAAGCAAATCGTGGAAAGTGCGCGGTTCAATACATTCATCACTGTTTTAATTTTAATCAATGCCTTGCTGGTCGGTTTGGAGACCTATCCGTCGATTGCGGAAAACTACGGTTCATGGCTGTTGATACTGGATATCATCATTTTGGCATTTTTCACGTTGGAAATCCTCGCGAAACTCTTTGTTTACCGGGCGAAATTCTTTGGCAATGCATGGAATAATTTTGATTTCATCATCGTTGTGGGTAGCCTCATCCTCTACAACTCGCCATTTATCAGCGTATTGCGGATTTTCCGCGTGCTGCGGGTATTGCGGACGGTGTCGACCATTCCATCGCTGCGCCGCGTCGTGACGGCTTTGTTCATGGCCATTCCGACCATCACGAGCGTCATCTTGCTGATGTCGATCATTTTTTACGTTTATGCGGTCATCGGGACGTTCTTTTATGCGGACATTGAACCGGAATATTTCGGCGATCTTGGCCTTTCGCTCATTTCGCTGTTCCAGATTTTCACCTTGGAATCCTGGGCGAGCGGGATTTTCCGCCCGGTCTTTGCTGCGGAGCCCTGGTCTTGGCTGTATTTCATTTCCTTCATCATCGTCTCGACGTTCCTGATGATCAACTTGATCGTTGGGGAAATTGTCAATAACGCACAGAAGATCTCGGATGAAATCGACAAAGAGACGGCTGAACTCGAGGGCATCAAAGAAGACACTTCAGAAATTGAAGATTTGAGAAAAGAAGTCGGCGAACTGAAAAGCATGATCCAAACACTCGTCGACCGGAAATAA
- a CDS encoding LysR family transcriptional regulator, with protein sequence MDIRQLSYFIEVAKHQSFTKAAQALHVTQPTLSKMVKNLEQEMDVSLFDRSSRKVRLTDAGEVVFVQAQKIVNSLDDLSSSLYDVMNLNKGKIKIGLPPVISTLFFPTIIAAFQSRYPDVTVILVEDGAKKVEEKVADGEVDLGFVMLPVDAERFDVVPFVDQEIKLLVHEDHPLANQHTRNLIDFRNDPFLLLSKEFTLNGRTVEFCRSEGFEPKIAYESSQWDFIVGMVEKNLGVTLMPKLICDRVQDGPFKTVSLTQTFPWRLGIIMAKNRYVPYVSREFITLVNQLPKV encoded by the coding sequence ATGGATATCCGACAGCTCAGCTATTTCATCGAAGTGGCCAAGCATCAAAGTTTCACAAAAGCGGCGCAAGCCCTCCACGTAACACAGCCAACGCTTAGCAAAATGGTCAAAAACCTGGAACAGGAAATGGACGTATCGTTATTCGACCGCTCGTCCAGGAAAGTGCGTTTGACCGATGCCGGCGAAGTGGTCTTCGTGCAGGCGCAGAAAATCGTTAACAGCCTCGATGACTTGTCCTCTTCGCTGTATGACGTCATGAACTTGAACAAAGGCAAGATCAAGATTGGCTTGCCGCCGGTCATCAGCACTTTGTTCTTTCCGACCATCATTGCAGCGTTCCAATCCCGTTATCCAGATGTAACCGTCATCCTGGTTGAAGATGGTGCCAAAAAAGTAGAAGAGAAAGTGGCCGATGGTGAAGTGGATCTTGGGTTCGTCATGCTCCCTGTCGATGCCGAGCGTTTTGATGTCGTTCCCTTTGTCGACCAGGAAATCAAACTGCTCGTCCACGAAGACCATCCACTCGCAAACCAGCACACGCGTAATTTGATCGATTTCAGAAACGATCCGTTCCTGCTTCTCAGCAAGGAATTCACACTTAACGGGCGGACCGTTGAATTCTGCCGCAGCGAAGGATTCGAACCGAAAATTGCCTACGAAAGCTCGCAATGGGATTTCATCGTCGGCATGGTCGAGAAAAATCTCGGCGTCACCTTGATGCCGAAATTGATCTGCGACCGCGTCCAGGACGGACCGTTCAAAACCGTCTCGCTGACCCAGACTTTCCCGTGGCGACTCGGCATCATCATGGCCAAAAACCGCTACGTGCCCTATGTCTCCCGCGAATTCATCACACTCGTCAACCAATTGCCGAAAGTATGA
- a CDS encoding GntP family permease gives MLSMIGMVGGLILLIVLTMRGVNLLIAGPLSALFVAVLSGLPLFPQLVGEGEANLLSNYMGGFSGFITSWFPMFLLGAIFGKVMEDTGAADSVSKWLVGKFGLSKAVLAIVIACAVLTYGGVSLFVVAFSVYPMALSLFKQADLPRRFIPAALALGSVTFTMTSAGSPEIQNWIPIEYLNTSPYAGWEVSIIVAVFMAVFGYWWLKRMINKAVNKGERFEARESDPQLADRALPHPVTGLIPLLVVLAGSFIFHDSLGTSALILALLGGVITTYLLNMKYFTNLGKALTDGTIGALIAIGNTAAVVGFGGVAKAVPAFQVAVDAMTSIPGSPLIGGAVAVSVIAGLTGSASGGQVIALPLIAPHYIDMGVNTEALHRTIAISSGALDSLPHNGYVVTTIQGICGETHKAAYGAVGAVTVIVPLIGLTIAIILFSLGLGI, from the coding sequence ATGTTAAGTATGATTGGAATGGTTGGAGGACTTATTCTATTGATCGTGTTGACGATGAGGGGCGTCAACTTGTTGATCGCTGGCCCATTGTCGGCATTATTCGTCGCAGTGCTCAGCGGCTTGCCGCTGTTTCCGCAATTGGTAGGGGAAGGGGAAGCTAATTTATTGTCGAACTATATGGGCGGCTTCTCCGGATTCATCACCTCATGGTTCCCGATGTTCTTGCTCGGAGCCATCTTTGGTAAGGTCATGGAAGATACAGGCGCGGCAGACAGCGTCTCCAAATGGCTGGTCGGAAAGTTCGGCTTGTCAAAAGCGGTGTTGGCGATTGTTATCGCCTGTGCCGTCTTGACTTACGGCGGCGTCAGCTTGTTCGTTGTGGCGTTCTCGGTTTACCCGATGGCACTCAGCTTGTTCAAGCAAGCGGACTTGCCTCGCCGCTTTATCCCGGCAGCGCTTGCGCTTGGGTCTGTCACATTCACGATGACTTCTGCGGGATCACCGGAAATCCAAAACTGGATCCCGATTGAGTACTTGAACACCAGCCCATATGCCGGTTGGGAAGTCAGCATCATCGTTGCGGTCTTCATGGCGGTATTCGGCTATTGGTGGTTGAAACGCATGATCAATAAAGCGGTGAACAAAGGCGAACGTTTCGAAGCAAGGGAATCGGATCCGCAATTGGCGGACAGAGCGTTGCCTCACCCGGTTACAGGCTTGATTCCGTTGCTGGTCGTATTGGCCGGGTCATTCATTTTCCACGATTCACTTGGAACTTCTGCCTTGATTTTGGCATTGCTTGGCGGTGTCATCACGACATACTTATTGAATATGAAATACTTCACGAACCTTGGCAAAGCATTGACAGACGGGACGATCGGCGCATTGATCGCCATCGGCAACACGGCAGCAGTCGTGGGATTCGGCGGCGTTGCAAAAGCAGTGCCTGCTTTCCAGGTGGCAGTAGATGCCATGACAAGCATTCCGGGAAGCCCGTTAATCGGCGGTGCTGTAGCGGTCAGTGTCATCGCCGGACTTACAGGGTCCGCTTCCGGTGGGCAAGTCATCGCATTGCCATTGATTGCGCCACATTATATCGATATGGGCGTCAACACGGAAGCGCTTCACCGGACCATTGCAATTTCTTCCGGTGCGCTCGATTCATTGCCGCATAACGGTTACGTCGTTACAACGATTCAAGGGATTTGCGGAGAGACTCATAAAGCCGCTTACGGTGCAGTAGGGGCTGTAACGGTAATCGTGCCGTTGATTGGGTTGACGATTGCGATTATCCTGTTCAGCCTCGGATTAGGAATTTAA
- a CDS encoding 3-hydroxybutyrate dehydrogenase, with product MVDKKVVLITGAASGIGYEISVDFAKEGAKIVLTDINEEAVQQAADELTGQGFDCIGIKCDVTSEAEIKAAIDKTVETFGSLDVLINNAGMQHVSPIEEFPTEKYELLIKIMLVAPFVATKHAFPIMKKQGFGRIINMASINGLVGFAGKAAYNSAKHGVIGLTKVAALEGAEHGITVNAMCPGYVDTPLVRNQLADLAKTRNVSLEKVLEEVIYPLVPQKRLLSVQEISDYTMFLASDKARGITGQAAVLDGGYTAQ from the coding sequence ATGGTAGATAAGAAAGTGGTATTGATCACCGGCGCCGCGAGCGGCATCGGCTATGAGATCAGCGTGGATTTTGCCAAAGAAGGCGCAAAGATCGTGCTGACCGATATCAATGAAGAAGCGGTGCAACAAGCTGCCGATGAATTGACAGGGCAAGGCTTTGATTGCATCGGCATCAAATGTGATGTCACCAGCGAAGCTGAAATCAAGGCAGCGATCGACAAAACGGTGGAAACATTCGGTTCCTTGGATGTGCTGATCAATAATGCGGGGATGCAGCATGTCTCGCCGATCGAAGAATTCCCGACCGAGAAATACGAATTGTTGATTAAGATCATGTTGGTTGCACCATTCGTCGCGACCAAGCATGCTTTCCCGATCATGAAGAAACAAGGCTTCGGGCGCATCATCAATATGGCGTCGATCAATGGCCTCGTCGGCTTCGCCGGAAAAGCGGCTTATAATAGCGCCAAGCACGGCGTCATCGGCTTGACGAAAGTCGCAGCGTTAGAAGGCGCAGAGCATGGCATCACGGTCAATGCGATGTGCCCGGGTTACGTCGACACGCCGCTCGTGCGCAATCAGCTGGCCGATTTGGCGAAGACGCGCAATGTCTCGCTGGAAAAAGTGTTAGAAGAAGTCATTTACCCATTGGTTCCGCAGAAACGCTTGTTGTCGGTGCAGGAAATCTCCGATTACACGATGTTCCTCGCGAGCGATAAAGCCCGCGGCATCACCGGACAGGCAGCGGTCCTTGACGGCGGCTATACAGCACAATAA
- a CDS encoding alpha/beta fold hydrolase, with the protein MPIFTQNDISLYYEDIGSGQPLLLFHGLTSSSAMFYREIGFFRTKRRIIALDSRGHGHSAKPGAYTLDDHIEDAAALLDHLGLESVDVIGVSMGSYIAQGLAARRPERVRKLLLVATKSHGEQSSMAELFDRHADEFNGLSIHDKLDKAQAYMFYRLSAVKKWQEKTAQNSPQLTLEQQGIASNALERFDLRPELAKISAETLVISGRYDELNPPDKGHETARLIPHASFMEFKRSGHAPNVEQPRLFLGIAENFLDD; encoded by the coding sequence ATGCCTATATTCACCCAAAACGATATTAGCCTATATTACGAAGATATTGGAAGCGGCCAGCCGCTTCTCCTGTTTCATGGATTGACCAGCAGCTCCGCCATGTTTTACCGCGAGATCGGCTTTTTCCGCACGAAGCGCCGCATTATCGCGCTGGATTCGAGAGGGCACGGCCACTCGGCGAAACCGGGCGCCTATACACTCGATGACCATATCGAAGACGCTGCCGCATTATTGGACCATCTGGGGTTGGAGTCAGTTGATGTCATCGGTGTATCCATGGGCAGTTATATCGCACAAGGATTAGCGGCGCGACGTCCGGAACGCGTGCGCAAATTATTGTTGGTCGCCACCAAATCCCACGGCGAGCAATCATCCATGGCTGAATTATTCGATCGCCATGCTGACGAGTTCAATGGCTTATCCATCCACGACAAGCTCGATAAAGCACAAGCCTATATGTTCTACCGTTTATCGGCCGTGAAGAAATGGCAGGAGAAAACAGCCCAAAATAGCCCCCAGTTGACCTTGGAGCAGCAAGGCATCGCCTCAAACGCCTTGGAGCGCTTTGATTTGCGGCCGGAACTTGCGAAGATTTCAGCAGAAACCTTGGTCATCAGCGGCCGCTACGATGAATTGAATCCGCCTGACAAAGGGCACGAGACAGCTCGGCTCATCCCGCATGCCAGCTTTATGGAATTCAAGCGTTCGGGCCATGCGCCGAACGTCGAACAGCCCCGCCTGTTTCTCGGCATCGCTGAAAACTTTCTCGACGATTGA
- a CDS encoding TVP38/TMEM64 family protein — MDLAEFEQAIENFIGHAGLWAPLLFILLHLVRPLLFLPVIAVCIAGGFLFGFFQGAILSFIGLTLMSYISYMMINKFPRFRSKLAALKDKWFPDRNLTVSQVMILRVMPFVHFHLLSFYLMEMTNTRREYMYYSALGLIAPAILYTAFGRAISEFPWYTTLSMFLLLAAIFSFIDKWQSRKHKLDKT, encoded by the coding sequence GTGGATTTGGCTGAGTTCGAGCAAGCAATAGAAAACTTTATCGGCCATGCGGGACTTTGGGCGCCGCTTTTGTTCATTTTACTTCATTTGGTCCGGCCGCTGTTGTTTTTGCCGGTGATCGCCGTGTGCATCGCAGGCGGATTTCTCTTCGGTTTTTTCCAAGGGGCTATCCTATCTTTTATCGGATTGACACTGATGAGCTATATTTCATATATGATGATCAATAAATTTCCTCGCTTCCGCTCCAAACTCGCCGCCTTGAAAGACAAATGGTTTCCTGACCGCAACTTGACCGTTTCCCAAGTGATGATTCTGCGCGTCATGCCCTTTGTGCATTTTCACCTGCTGTCGTTTTATTTAATGGAAATGACCAACACCCGCAGGGAATATATGTATTACTCCGCACTCGGTTTGATCGCACCGGCCATCCTGTATACCGCTTTCGGCAGAGCCATTTCGGAATTTCCCTGGTACACGACACTCAGCATGTTCTTGTTGCTCGCTGCCATTTTCAGCTTTATCGATAAATGGCAAAGCCGCAAGCATAAATTGGATAAAACCTAA
- a CDS encoding ketopantoate reductase family protein — translation MKILIVGAGAMACLTGGKLKASGEDVRLYNRLNSHVETINEQGLRIVEKDNSVTQIDLEIVQQLKADEQVDILLILLKAQANEVVLGKLRGKLAEETVIVTMQNGIGNAETIQQWFPMNTVVSGTLGHGASVEHDGTILHRGWGTNYLGDVDEETASKKLTAFAEKLSIAGMKTEVSEDVNAVIWNKLFVNAAFNSVTALTRLRNGDILNTQEGEDLLRAVTKEAVLVARAEGVDADAEAVAEECLRMGRQDIGANKSSMLMDILRKRQTEIEVINGGIVKLGKKHGIETPVNASLAGLIRIIEQNYKLRVDEPSVQK, via the coding sequence ATGAAGATTTTAATTGTCGGGGCAGGCGCGATGGCGTGTCTGACTGGGGGTAAATTGAAAGCAAGCGGGGAAGACGTGCGCTTATACAATCGCTTGAATAGCCACGTGGAAACCATCAATGAGCAAGGTTTGCGCATCGTCGAAAAAGATAACTCGGTTACGCAAATCGATCTGGAAATCGTACAGCAGTTGAAAGCCGATGAACAGGTGGACATTCTTCTCATCCTTTTGAAAGCCCAGGCCAACGAAGTGGTGCTCGGTAAACTGCGCGGCAAACTGGCTGAGGAGACGGTAATCGTCACGATGCAAAATGGCATCGGCAACGCTGAGACAATCCAGCAATGGTTTCCAATGAACACAGTCGTCTCCGGAACACTCGGCCATGGGGCGAGCGTTGAACACGATGGCACGATTTTGCATAGGGGCTGGGGCACAAACTATCTGGGAGATGTCGACGAAGAAACAGCCAGCAAGAAACTCACAGCTTTTGCTGAAAAGCTGAGCATAGCAGGAATGAAAACGGAAGTGTCAGAGGACGTCAACGCGGTCATCTGGAATAAATTATTCGTCAATGCCGCCTTCAACTCCGTGACCGCCCTGACCCGGTTGCGAAACGGCGACATCCTCAATACACAGGAAGGGGAGGACTTGCTGCGTGCAGTCACGAAAGAAGCCGTGCTCGTCGCCCGTGCGGAAGGGGTGGATGCGGACGCAGAAGCGGTCGCGGAGGAATGCCTGAGAATGGGGCGCCAAGATATCGGCGCCAATAAATCATCGATGCTCATGGATATCTTAAGAAAACGCCAGACAGAAATCGAAGTCATCAATGGCGGCATCGTGAAGCTGGGGAAAAAACATGGAATCGAAACGCCCGTCAATGCCAGCCTAGCCGGGTTAATCCGTATCATCGAACAGAATTACAAGCTGCGCGTCGACGAACCGAGCGTACAAAAATAA
- a CDS encoding biotin transporter BioY produces MTTSVTRSSNHSRTLTLVHIAMFAALMAIGANISSFLIVGGVPITLQTFFAVLAGILLGKRLGAAAMIVYAAIGLAGVPVFAKFSGGMDTLISPTFGFILSYIFTAFAAGWIAEKMPSKKGFIFAALVATAINYVFGTNWMYAAYKLWFAAPEGFTYGMAWAWMAVPLPKDVLLAVFAGLFGFRMQPIIKKYLP; encoded by the coding sequence ATGACAACTTCAGTAACCAGATCCAGCAATCATTCACGTACTTTAACACTCGTACATATCGCCATGTTTGCAGCGCTTATGGCGATCGGTGCCAACATCTCATCTTTCCTGATCGTCGGGGGCGTGCCGATTACCTTGCAGACGTTCTTCGCGGTTCTCGCCGGCATTCTGCTTGGCAAGCGTCTCGGCGCTGCTGCGATGATCGTCTATGCCGCGATCGGCCTTGCCGGCGTCCCAGTCTTCGCCAAGTTTTCAGGTGGCATGGACACATTGATCTCGCCGACATTCGGCTTTATCCTATCTTATATCTTTACCGCTTTTGCAGCAGGTTGGATTGCAGAAAAAATGCCTTCCAAAAAAGGGTTTATCTTCGCAGCTCTTGTAGCGACAGCGATTAATTACGTGTTCGGCACCAATTGGATGTATGCCGCTTATAAATTATGGTTTGCCGCGCCGGAAGGCTTTACTTACGGCATGGCATGGGCTTGGATGGCGGTGCCTCTTCCAAAAGACGTGCTGCTCGCTGTCTTTGCCGGCCTGTTCGGCTTCCGGATGCAACCCATCATCAAGAAATACTTGCCTTAA